A genomic region of Mus musculus strain C57BL/6J chromosome 7, GRCm38.p6 C57BL/6J contains the following coding sequences:
- the Vmn2r74 gene encoding vomeronasal receptor Vmn2r74 precursor yields the protein MFFLNSVFWLLKISFNFGHLSDPRCFWRIKDTENKLGDKETYCFFTISTKHGYVKNDYFRWNLDKKVTPKTRHLIFSVYLALEEINKNCHILPNISLVVNIECVLDKHDEKTDFLFKSEDLIPNYYCKNERRYLIVLTAPLWAVSSSIGPYLFMSRIPEVSQLYCGHFHLPLSDNEQYPHLHQISRKDTFLPLAMVSLVVHFRWNWIGVIVTNDDHGIQFLSEFRGEMQNKIVCLSFAIIIKTGKFLAVTELHMNYKQILMSSAKVVIVYGYRDSPIIYAFIVWKSQDLFRIWVSVSQLDMITFLGDFLLYASTGTFIFSHQKPEISGFEQFIQRIHPSNYSSEFSLAKQWWTYFRCSLPPSNCKKLKNCSTKTVFKWLFMTPLGLAMSDTCYNIYNAMYAVAHSLHGMLLQQVDTWSKNAGKELEFDSWKMFSILKTLKFVNPAGDLVNMNQNLKQDVEFDVFYIMDFQKDYGLKMKIGRFSEHLPSGQQIYMSKEMIEWATDIDQILPSICTMPCRPGLRKSPQEGKDICCFDCKPCSENEVSNMTNMDQCVKCPEDQYANEDHTVCLQKVVTILDYRDPLGKALAGFALCFSVLTSLVLVVFLKHRDTPIVKANNQTLSFVLLISLIFCFICSLLYIGHPTMAICILQQTTFAIVFTVATSTILSKTVIVILAFKITVPGRRMRWLLESGTPKYIIPICTIIQLILCGIWLGTSPPFVDADLHMVHGHILIVCNKGSVIAFYCVLGYMGSVALASFTVAFLARNLPDTFNEAKLLTFSMLVFCSVWITFIPVYHSTKGKTMVAVEVFCILASSAGLLLCIFAPKCYIILLRPQKNYFYKFRKRRELNLTT from the exons ATGTTCTTCTTGAACtctgtcttctggcttctgaagatttcttttaattttggtcATTTGAGTGACCCCAGATGCTTTTGGAGAATAAAAGACACTGAAAATAAACTAGGAGATAAAGAAACttattgtttctttactatttccACAAAACATGGTTATGTGAAGAATGATTATTTCCGTTGGAATCTAGACAAGAA GGTGACACCCAAGACCAGGCATTTGATTTTCTCTGTTTATCTTGCcttggaagaaataaataagaactGCCATATTTTACCCAACATTTCTCTGGTAGTTAATATTGAGTGTGTCCTAGACAAACATgatgagaaaactgattttctttttaaaagtgaagATCTTATTCCTAATTACTACTGCAAAAATGAGAGAAGATATTTAATTGTACTTACAGCACCGTTATGGGCAGTATCTTCAAGCATTGGGCCATACCTGTTCATGTCCAGAATTCCTGAGGTAAGTCAA CTTTACTGTGGtcattttcatcttcctttgagtGATAATGAGCAATATCCTCATCTTCACCAGATATCTCGCAAGGACACATTTCTACCACTAGCCATGGTGTCCTTAGTAGTTCATTTCAGATGGAACTGGATAGGAGTGATCGTTACAAATGATGACCATGGAATTCAATTCCTTTCTGAATTTAGAGGAGAAATGCAAAACAAGATTGTCTGTTTATCATTTGCTATTATTATCAAAACTGGAAAGTTCCTGGCTGTTACAGAGTTACATATGAATTATAAGCAAATCTTAATGTCATCAGCCAAAGTTGTGATAGTTTATGGATACAGAGACTCGCCCATAATCTATGCCTTCATTGTGTGGAAATCTCAAGACCTTTTCAGAATCTGGGTTAGCGTATCACAACTTGATATGATCACATTTCTAGGAGATTTCTTGCTATATGCGTCCACTGGGACTTTCATTTTTTCACACCAGAAACCCGAAATATCTGGCTTTGAACAATTTATCCAAAGAATACACCCTTCAAACTACAGTAGTGAATTTTCCTTAGCTAAACAATGGTGGACATATTTTAGATGTTCTTTGCCACCATCTAATTGTAAGAAGCTCAAGAATTGTTCCACCAAAACTGTATTTAAATGGTTATTCATGACACCACTTGGATTAGCCATGAGTGATACATGCTATAACATATACAACGCTATGTATGCTGTGGCCCACTCACTCCATGGGATGCTTTTGCAACAAGTAGACACATGGTCAAAGAATGCTGGGAAAGAACTGGAATTTGACTCTTGGAAG ATGTTCTCTATTCTGAAAACCTTAAAATTTGTAAATCCTGCTGGAGATTTAGTCAACATGAACCAGAATTTGAAACAGGATGTAGAGTTTGATGTTTTCTATATCATGGATTTTCAAAAAGATTATGgacttaaaatgaaaataggaaGATTTTCAGAGCATCTTCCAAGTGGTCAACAGATATATATGTCTAAAGAAATGATAGAGTGGGCTACAGATATTGATCAG ATTCTACCCTCAATATGTACTATGCCTTGCAGACCAGGACTCAGAAAATCCCCTCAGGAAGGAAAGGACATCTGCTGTTTTGATTGTAAACCCTGCTCAGAAAATGAAGTTTCTAACATGACAA ACATGGATCAGTGTGTGAAGTGTCCAGAAGATCAATATGCCAATGAAGACCATACAGTCTGCCTCCAAAAAGTTGTGACTATTTTAGATTATAGAGACCCTTTGGGTAAAGCTCTGGCTGGTTTTGCTCTATGCTTCTCTGTCCTTACATCTCTTGTGTTGGTTGTCTTCCTGAAACATAGAGATACTCCCATAGTCAAAGCTAATAACCAAACTCTCAGCTTTGTCCTACTCATCTCGctcatattttgttttatctgttcCTTGCTTTACATTGGTCATCCCACTATGGCCATCTGTATCCTGCAGCAGACCACATTTGCCATTGTGTTCACTGTGGCTACATCTACTATCTTGTCTAAGACAGTTATTGTAATACTGGCATTCAAGATAACTGTCCCAGGAAGAAGAATGAGGTGGCTGCTTGAATCAGGCACACCCAAATACATCATTCCCATATGCACAATAATTCAGCTGATTCTTTGTGGAATTTGGCTGGGAACTTCTCCTCCATTTGTTGATGCTGATCTACATATGGTACATGGCCACATCCTTATTGTTTGCAACAAAGGTTCAGTGATTGCCTTCTACTGTGTCCTTGGATACATGGGCTCTGTTGCTCTAGCAAGTTTCACTGTAGCTTTCTTGGCCAGGAATCTGCCTGatacattcaatgaagccaagctCTTGACATTCAGCATGTTGGTGTTCTGTAGTGTCTGGATCACTTTCATCCCTGTCTACCACAGCACCAAAGGAAAGACTATGGTTGCCGTGGAAGTTTTCTGTATCTTGGCTTCAAGTGCAGGGCTGCTTCTTTGCATTTTTGCTCCAAAGtgctatattattttattaagaccacagaaaaattatttttacaagTTCAGGAAACGACGTGAGTTAAATTTAACCACCTAA